The following proteins come from a genomic window of Malus sylvestris chromosome 4, drMalSylv7.2, whole genome shotgun sequence:
- the LOC126619010 gene encoding probable methyltransferase At1g29790, whose translation MARLCHPKCRLGNKSMGWLQFLLGGLVIIFSICGLVKFYSAGFFFHNEDICRQFTGVKDAYEGFDIKALSDRVGEVLNKLESLQEKLESAVQQMEKDKETLRTANITKFEYKKYLEEEVIRPLYAAHISLRLIRLPKAEGIHNSTMKEEPLINTFVIEEIRKYITPKESRTGKLNIYGTERIYNTIGHACVLYKKELEEYMSYDIGSYCNDDWNLAQKLMLNGCDPLPRRRCLTRASMVYQKPYPINESLWKLPDDRNVRWSNYQCRNFKCLMGNNTKRGYFKCVGCFEMEKEELKWVTNSSLSVDFLISDVLTIKPGEMRIGLDFGIGTGSFAARMREHNITVVSTALNLKAPFNEMIALRGLIPLFVTLNQRLPFFDNTMDMIHTSGFLDGWIDLQLLDFILFDWDRILRPGGLLWIDRFFCVRKDLDDFMYMFLQLRYKKHKWAISPKSKDEVYFSALLEKPPRAI comes from the coding sequence ATGGCGAGGTTGTGTCATCCGAAATGTAGGCTTGGTAATAAATCAATGGGTTGGCTTCAGTTTCTACTGGGAGGCCTTGTTATAATTTTCAGCATATGCGGTCTCGTCAAGTTCTACTCTGCTGGGTTTTTCTTCCACAATGAAGATATATGCCGACAATTTACTGGCGTCAAGGATGCATACGAAGGGTTTGACATAAAAGCTTTGTCTGATCGAGTAGGGGAAGTTCTAAATAAATTGGAAAGCTTACAAGAAAAGCTCGAGTCAGCTGTCCAGCAAATGGAGAAGGACAAAGAGACTTTACGTACAGCTAACATTACAAAATTCGAGTACAAGAAGTATCTGGAGGAGGAAGTAATCAGGCCTCTTTATGCCGCTCACATTTCTCTGAGGCTGATTCGGTTACCTAAAGCTGAAGGTATTCACAACTCAACGATGAAAGAGGAGCCTTTGATTAACACTTTTGTGATTGAAGAGATAAGGAAGTATATAACCCCAAAGGAGAGTAGAACCGGGAAGCTTAATATATATGGAACAGAAAGGATATACAATACAATCGGACATGCTTGTGTGTTATACAAGAAAGAGTTGGAAGAGTACATGAGCTATGACATCGGGTCTTATTGTAACGATGATTGGAACTTGGCTCAGAAGCTGATGCTTAACGGTTGTGATCCTCTGCCTCGGAGGCGGTGCTTGACAAGGGCCTCAATGGTCTACCAGAAGCCTTACCCCATCAATGAGTCTCTTTGGAAACTGCCGGATGACAGAAATGTGCGGTGGAGCAATTATCAGTGCAGGAACTTTAAGTGCTTGATGGGAAACAACACCAAGAGGGGTTATTTCAAGTGTGTCGGGTGTTTCGAAATGGAGAAGGAAGAGCTTAAATGGGTTACAAATAGCTCACTTTCCGTTGATTTTCTGATCAGTGATGTTTTGACCATTAAGCCCGGGGAGATGAGGATTGGTCTCGACTTTGGCATTGGCACTGGAAGTTTCGCTGCAAGGATGAGAGAACATAACATTACAGTAGTCTCTACTGCTCTTAACCTCAAGGCGCCTTTCAACGAGATGATTGCACTGAGAGGTTTGATTCCATTGTTTGTAACATTGAATCAACGCCTACCATTCTTCGACAACACAATGGACATGATACACACCAGTGGATTTCTAGACGGCTGGATTGACCTGCAACTTTTGGATTTTATCCTGTTTGATTGGGATCGAATTCTGAGGCCAGGCGGATTGTTATGGATTGACCGGTTCTTCTGTGTTAGAAAGGATTTGGATGATTTCATGTACATGTTTCTGCAGCTGAGGTACAAGAAACACAAGTGGGCTATTTCTCCTAAATCAAAGGATGAAGTTTACTTTTCTGCACTGTTGGAGAAACCTCCAAGAGCGATATAG